A window of the Roseovarius sp. S88 genome harbors these coding sequences:
- a CDS encoding CoA-binding protein — protein MPEADIDRIYDYDPKYLADILKSVKTIAMVGASADKTKFSYGVLRQLNEIGYDILPVNPNPNVSEIRGLKVYHSLEEINKPVDMVDVFRPKEEFFGFAEKAIAIGAKVLWGQIGVYDDGAKKLAEDAGLLVVMNRCPKIELFRPFWKPRLDLKI, from the coding sequence ATGCCCGAAGCAGATATCGACCGCATCTACGATTACGACCCTAAATACCTTGCCGACATTTTGAAGTCGGTCAAAACCATTGCGATGGTGGGGGCAAGTGCGGACAAAACGAAATTCAGTTATGGCGTGCTGAGGCAACTCAATGAAATCGGCTACGATATTCTACCGGTAAACCCCAATCCAAATGTGTCGGAAATCAGGGGTCTGAAAGTCTACCATTCGCTGGAAGAGATCAACAAACCTGTTGATATGGTGGACGTGTTTCGTCCCAAGGAAGAATTTTTCGGCTTCGCCGAGAAGGCTATTGCTATAGGGGCCAAAGTTCTTTGGGGCCAGATCGGCGTCTACGACGATGGGGCAAAAAAACTCGCCGAAGATGCTGGCCTTCTGGTTGTAATGAACAGATGCCCCAAGATCGAACTCTTCCGCCCCTTTTGGAAACCGCGCCTTGATCTGAAGATATGA
- a CDS encoding 2Fe-2S iron-sulfur cluster-binding protein, with amino-acid sequence MKTHTVTIANRDGATFLVNTRRPLLEQLRDQGVDLPYGCEYGGCITCAAKLKTGSVDQRRQVALNNRQIANGYVILCVARATSDITLEIGVESHDKLYRNPFLDPLKPHELKADIATPKEG; translated from the coding sequence ATGAAGACGCATACCGTGACAATCGCGAACCGGGACGGTGCGACCTTTTTGGTCAACACGCGCCGCCCATTGCTGGAACAACTCAGGGACCAGGGCGTCGATCTTCCCTATGGCTGTGAATATGGCGGCTGCATTACCTGCGCTGCGAAACTGAAGACCGGCTCGGTGGATCAACGCCGACAGGTCGCCCTCAACAACCGCCAGATCGCCAACGGTTATGTAATCCTGTGCGTTGCCCGCGCGACGTCCGACATCACTTTGGAGATCGGGGTAGAGAGCCATGACAAGCTCTACCGAAATCCGTTTCTCGACCCGCTCAAACCCCACGAACTCAAGGCGGACATTGCGACACCGAAGGAAGGTTAA
- a CDS encoding helix-turn-helix transcriptional regulator yields the protein MTTNWNQQTALCLDALGKSAFAATLAGSIRSLVPYEFTVIFGYIGKERPLALFDDFSPERKRLHVDEYLEGPYLIDPFFLASTGDTPPGIWRLREIAPDRFYQGEYFRSYYAQTGLAEEVGFLIDVDSKLSIVVSLMRTEKKFSKAEIRVLSDIQPVVDALCRRHWSNVERTGRAEASIMLNQKVSDAFCTIGGGALTQRESQIVELTLRGHSSEAIGRLLAISPGTVRIHRRNVYSKLRINSQGELFSIFLETIGAV from the coding sequence ATGACGACCAACTGGAATCAACAGACCGCGCTTTGCCTTGATGCACTCGGCAAATCGGCATTCGCCGCGACACTGGCCGGATCGATCCGCAGTTTGGTACCTTATGAATTTACAGTCATATTCGGCTATATCGGGAAAGAACGCCCTCTTGCCCTCTTTGACGATTTCTCACCGGAACGCAAAAGGCTTCATGTCGATGAGTATCTGGAAGGGCCTTACCTGATAGATCCATTTTTTCTGGCAAGCACCGGAGACACACCACCTGGAATTTGGCGCCTTCGAGAAATAGCACCTGACCGTTTTTACCAGGGAGAGTACTTCCGGAGTTATTACGCACAAACAGGTTTGGCAGAAGAGGTTGGGTTCTTAATCGATGTGGATTCCAAGTTGTCCATCGTTGTTTCGTTGATGCGAACAGAGAAAAAATTCAGCAAGGCCGAGATACGCGTGCTTTCGGACATTCAGCCCGTGGTTGATGCCCTCTGCCGTCGTCATTGGTCGAATGTCGAAAGAACCGGACGCGCCGAAGCATCAATCATGCTAAACCAAAAAGTGTCCGACGCGTTTTGCACAATCGGCGGAGGAGCACTCACACAACGCGAAAGCCAGATCGTTGAACTGACGTTGCGCGGACACTCTTCCGAGGCCATCGGGCGTCTTCTTGCAATTTCACCAGGAACTGTCCGAATTCACCGGCGAAATGTCTATTCCAAACTTAGGATAAACTCACAGGGTGAACTTTTTTCGATTTTCCTAGAAACGATTGGTGCCGTCTAA
- a CDS encoding putative quinol monooxygenase codes for MEDALFGGFFVVNVKPEHRKSFLAASIFEAQNVVSEDPEVFQFQIMVDEANPNRFYFYEVFRDEAAFQDHWDSDTFKTWLGTVETMLDGEIETVARMRSLFPSAKGFEAQKPGLLIW; via the coding sequence ATGGAAGATGCATTGTTTGGGGGGTTCTTCGTAGTGAACGTTAAACCTGAGCACCGAAAGTCTTTTCTGGCTGCCAGCATCTTCGAAGCGCAGAACGTTGTCAGTGAAGATCCTGAGGTTTTTCAATTTCAGATCATGGTGGATGAGGCGAACCCAAACCGTTTCTACTTCTATGAAGTGTTCAGAGACGAAGCAGCCTTTCAGGACCATTGGGACTCTGATACATTTAAGACTTGGTTGGGCACTGTTGAAACGATGCTGGATGGCGAGATTGAAACGGTTGCAAGAATGCGCTCCCTTTTTCCGAGCGCAAAAGGTTTTGAAGCACAAAAACCAGGCCTGCTAATCTGGTGA
- a CDS encoding ABC transporter ATP-binding protein — protein sequence MQDHVKLKDDTDASIAELRDVTKRFGSLVAVSKMNLSIRSGEFLSFLGPSGCGKTTALRMLAGFETPSAGQVLIGNENVSDLEPYRRPVNMVFQSYALFPHMTVEQNIAYGLEQQRPKLPKPEIMDRVLRVLETVRLGDFGRRRTWEMSGGQQQRVALARAIVNEPKLLLLDEPLAALDRKLRKEMQIELQDIQRQLGITFILVTHDQEEALSLSDRICVMRAGEIVQVGSPQELYDHPVTRYVADFVGTSNFFDGKVARVSGGESGITLGDGQTYASALVSDVAAGQNACLSVRPEQIRLSREEVPGGLAAKVQNRIFLGEHTEYVVRHDHLGIITALAPRQTDAGLSTLGKGDTVWVHWTPDAALILRPD from the coding sequence GTGCAGGATCACGTAAAACTCAAAGACGACACAGATGCATCGATTGCTGAGCTGCGGGATGTGACCAAGCGATTTGGTTCGCTTGTGGCGGTGAGCAAAATGAACCTGAGCATTCGGTCCGGCGAATTTTTGTCTTTTCTGGGCCCATCTGGCTGTGGAAAAACCACAGCATTGAGAATGCTCGCTGGATTTGAGACACCAAGCGCGGGGCAGGTTCTTATCGGGAATGAGAACGTATCGGACCTTGAGCCCTATCGTCGCCCTGTGAACATGGTCTTTCAGAGCTACGCGCTTTTCCCGCACATGACTGTTGAGCAGAACATTGCGTATGGCCTTGAACAACAGCGGCCCAAATTGCCGAAACCTGAAATAATGGACAGGGTGCTAAGAGTACTCGAAACGGTGCGACTTGGTGATTTTGGTAGGCGCCGAACCTGGGAGATGTCAGGTGGTCAACAGCAACGGGTTGCGTTGGCGCGGGCCATTGTCAATGAACCCAAGCTTCTCTTGCTGGATGAGCCGCTTGCGGCACTGGACCGCAAACTTCGCAAAGAGATGCAGATTGAATTGCAGGACATCCAGCGCCAGTTGGGGATCACTTTCATCCTTGTGACACATGATCAGGAAGAGGCGCTTTCGCTATCGGACCGGATATGTGTGATGCGCGCGGGCGAGATCGTTCAGGTTGGTAGCCCACAAGAGCTCTATGACCATCCAGTCACTCGTTATGTTGCTGACTTTGTTGGAACATCGAACTTTTTTGACGGCAAAGTCGCGCGCGTTTCGGGTGGCGAAAGCGGGATCACACTCGGCGATGGGCAGACCTATGCCAGCGCCTTGGTCAGCGACGTCGCAGCCGGGCAGAATGCGTGCCTGAGCGTTCGTCCTGAGCAAATCAGGCTGAGCCGTGAAGAAGTGCCCGGCGGTCTCGCAGCGAAGGTTCAGAACCGCATTTTTTTGGGTGAGCACACCGAATACGTCGTTCGCCACGATCATCTTGGAATCATTACAGCACTGGCTCCGCGTCAAACCGATGCAGGGTTATCGACACTCGGGAAAGGCGACACGGTCTGGGTCCATTGGACCCCGGATGCCGCCTTAATCCTGAGGCCGGACTGA
- a CDS encoding IclR family transcriptional regulator, producing MYLERLVLILEVVGQKGRATVADICAQSDLPKPTAYRLVQDLVSSGLIESPARGEFAIGMRLKRITLSDHSDPALLDVIAPVLANAASDYGAAFFLSRLRGHWVEIIHVATPQTGVSYLHPGMGKRPLHACSCAKAIAALSPDLLSHDELNGQLKRYTERTISNREDLAAELDAIRAKGYAECVEELERGISSVATTLAKSGIGSTLSIGATASVRVFTPSMRKNIGQTLTAMSHELSCALGWGDAEENKRSA from the coding sequence ATGTACCTCGAACGTCTAGTGCTGATATTGGAAGTGGTTGGTCAAAAAGGACGTGCAACCGTGGCGGATATCTGTGCGCAGTCCGATCTCCCCAAACCGACTGCCTATAGGCTGGTTCAGGATCTTGTTTCGTCAGGTCTAATTGAATCGCCCGCCCGCGGAGAGTTTGCAATTGGGATGAGGTTGAAGCGCATCACACTGAGCGATCACTCCGATCCTGCACTTCTGGACGTGATTGCGCCGGTGCTCGCCAATGCCGCCAGTGACTATGGAGCTGCATTCTTCTTGTCTCGGCTGCGCGGTCACTGGGTCGAGATAATTCACGTGGCAACACCGCAGACGGGCGTGTCTTATCTGCACCCAGGCATGGGCAAGCGCCCATTGCACGCGTGCTCTTGCGCCAAGGCCATCGCGGCACTATCGCCAGATTTGCTGTCTCATGATGAACTGAATGGACAGCTCAAACGATATACCGAACGCACGATTTCAAACCGAGAGGACTTGGCAGCGGAACTCGACGCTATCCGGGCCAAAGGGTATGCCGAATGTGTCGAAGAGCTGGAACGGGGGATAAGTTCTGTTGCAACGACGTTGGCCAAATCCGGTATTGGTTCGACGCTGTCGATTGGCGCTACAGCTTCCGTGCGGGTGTTCACGCCCTCCATGAGGAAAAACATCGGCCAAACACTGACCGCGATGTCGCATGAACTTTCATGTGCGCTAGGATGGGGTGATGCGGAGGAAAACAAGAGATCCGCGTAG
- a CDS encoding selenium-binding family protein, translating to MDRACCGPGYGSPQEAIKAPREKLLYTIAIYTGTGIQKPDYLATVDVDPDSPTYSQVIHRLEMPGIGDELHHMGWNACSSCHDDSSMARKYLILPGVRSNNLHIVDTATDARAPRLHKVIDGAEIKAKADLSGPHTVHCLGSEIIISFLGNAKGEAPGGYLHLDKEFNIVGRWESSMGDIKFGYDFWYQPRHNVMVSSEWAAPNTFMPGFDLEEVGHLKYGRELHFWDFEKREPVESFYLGEDGLLPLEVKFHHDPDSTHGFCGAALSTNVIHWWKDSDGTWKWEKIIDVQNEMHPEWPIPLPGVMSAILISMDDKYLYLNNWLHGDMRQYDITDPHNPKLTGQVFMGGLLDKAPIVNGIEVAGGPQMFQLSLDGRRLYVTTSLFSTWDNQFYPEIREKGGVMVMIDCDPETGGMKINEDFIVDFGEEPNGPSRCHESRYPGGDCTSDIWL from the coding sequence ATGGATAGAGCATGCTGCGGACCGGGCTACGGGAGCCCGCAAGAAGCCATCAAAGCCCCCCGTGAAAAGCTGCTGTACACAATCGCCATCTACACAGGGACGGGTATACAGAAGCCCGACTATCTGGCAACCGTGGATGTAGATCCTGACAGTCCAACCTATTCTCAAGTGATCCACCGGCTGGAGATGCCTGGGATCGGGGATGAGCTTCACCACATGGGTTGGAATGCCTGCTCGTCCTGTCACGATGACAGCTCAATGGCTCGGAAATATTTGATACTGCCTGGTGTGCGCTCCAACAATCTTCACATTGTCGACACCGCTACCGACGCGCGCGCCCCACGGTTGCACAAGGTGATCGATGGTGCCGAGATCAAGGCCAAGGCCGATCTGTCAGGGCCCCATACTGTGCATTGTCTGGGCTCGGAGATCATTATCTCCTTCCTTGGAAACGCCAAGGGCGAGGCTCCTGGTGGCTATCTGCATCTCGACAAGGAGTTCAACATCGTTGGACGTTGGGAAAGCTCCATGGGCGACATCAAGTTCGGCTACGATTTCTGGTATCAACCGCGTCACAACGTGATGGTGAGCTCTGAATGGGCCGCACCCAATACCTTCATGCCCGGCTTCGACCTGGAAGAAGTGGGCCATCTGAAATACGGGCGTGAGCTACATTTCTGGGATTTCGAAAAGCGCGAGCCCGTCGAAAGTTTCTATCTGGGTGAAGACGGGCTCTTGCCCCTGGAGGTCAAGTTCCATCATGACCCAGACAGCACGCATGGGTTTTGTGGGGCAGCGCTGTCGACCAATGTTATCCACTGGTGGAAGGACAGCGATGGAACCTGGAAGTGGGAAAAGATAATCGACGTGCAAAATGAGATGCACCCCGAATGGCCGATCCCTTTGCCAGGGGTCATGTCGGCGATCCTTATCTCGATGGACGACAAATACCTCTATCTCAACAATTGGCTGCATGGCGACATGCGCCAATATGACATCACCGATCCGCATAATCCCAAACTGACAGGCCAGGTATTCATGGGAGGCCTATTGGATAAAGCCCCAATCGTGAACGGGATCGAGGTCGCCGGTGGTCCGCAGATGTTTCAACTCTCACTGGACGGACGCCGACTCTACGTCACAACCTCGCTGTTCTCGACCTGGGACAACCAGTTCTACCCCGAGATCCGTGAAAAGGGAGGTGTAATGGTGATGATAGACTGCGACCCCGAAACGGGCGGCATGAAGATTAACGAAGACTTTATCGTGGACTTTGGAGAAGAGCCGAATGGCCCCTCGCGCTGCCACGAGAGCCGGTATCCAGGCGGTGATTGCACAAGCGATATTTGGCTATGA